One window of Quercus robur chromosome 12, dhQueRobu3.1, whole genome shotgun sequence genomic DNA carries:
- the LOC126708242 gene encoding uncharacterized protein LOC126708242 encodes MAIILRFVDKEGFIKERFFHVVHVRDTTALTLKNEICAVLSRYNLHIENIRGQGYDGASNMRGEWNGLQALFLKDCPYAYYVHCMAHRLQLALVTASREVKDVHRFFDHLVNIINIVVGSSKRNDELQHAQAEQAENMIASNEIETGRCANQIGTLQRAGDTRWGSHFQSICSLIKMFDATCKVINTISEEGANYKQCGDAEGAYQLRDDGWELLLASVISFCEQHEIDIPDMNARYTKGRGRYRRQDDDLTMKHHFRIDIFTVAIDF; translated from the exons ATGGCCATCATTTTGAGGTTTGTTGATAAAGAAGGTTTCATTAAAGAGCGTTTCTTTCATGTTGTGCATGTTAGAGACACTACTGCATTGACTTTAAAGAATGAGATATGTGCTGTCCTTTCTCGTTACAACCTCCACATTGAAAATATTCGAGGTCAAGGATATGATGGGGCTAGTAATATGCGTGGTGAATGGAATGGATTACAAGctctttttcttaaagattGCCCATATGCTTATTATGTACATTGTATGGCTCATAGGTTGCAATTAGCTCTAGTTACAGCATCTAGAGAAGTAAAAGATGTTCATCGATTCTTTGATCATTTGGTTAATATTATCAATATTGTTGTTGGTTCTAGTAAGCGTAATGATGAATTGCAACATGCTCAAGCAGAACAAGCTGAGAATATGATTGCTTCTAATGAAATTGAGACTGGAAGATGTGCAAACCAGATTGGTACTTTGCAACGAGCTGGAGATACTAGGTGGGGATCtcattttcaatctatttgtAGTTTGATTAAAATGTTTGATGCTACTTGCAAAGTTATCAACACTATCTCTGAGGAAGGGGCTAACTATAAACAATGCGGTGATGCCGAGGGAGCTTATCAG TTGAGAGATGATGGATGGGAGCTTTTACTTGCTAGTGTTATATCATTTTGTGAGCAACATGAAATTGATATTCCTGATATGAATGCTCGTTACACTAAAGGTCGAGGTAGATATCGTCGTCAAGATGACGATTTAACAATGAAACATCATTTTAGAATTGACATATTTACAGTTGCAATAGACTTTTAA